In Motacilla alba alba isolate MOTALB_02 chromosome 23, Motacilla_alba_V1.0_pri, whole genome shotgun sequence, the following are encoded in one genomic region:
- the TEKT2 gene encoding tektin-2 produces the protein MASLSVKPGQRFTLPDWQNNSLLISANAEQQRFNSHHVRQEGRALRNETGNQAKWDEHNSRTHLKDRITNVDKWREALAKCLTDIDLEIDALTKVKEAAENALQAKNLCLDVAIECLTFRESRRDIDVVRDPVEEELHREVKVIEKTKKELQQRVDDAFRQLCLLKEARQQLSLDHRHKVEALELDRQCMSFNPTSGNISFKVNPTRNPDGTTALSEWELNSRRNKERAEAEMRASVDLRGAITLSIAQTNNELDAQRIATEFALRKRMRDMEAALSELRWQEKNTLEEIAEMEEEIRQLEEDIRKRTLDLKVAHTRLETRTYRPHIELCRDQAQFGLTDEVQQLEGIIRALQQKRTESQDALDALYRQLHRIQTDIGYKTNSLQLDNKCMDTRRKLVVPVEKFDPEVDAVSRTRNLPRNSQLELAA, from the exons ATGGCCTCGCTGAGTGTAAAGCCGGGCCAGCGCTTCACCTTGCCCGACTGGCAGAACAACTCCCTCCTGATCTCGGCCAACGCCGAACAGCAGCGTTTCAATTCCCATCATGTCCGGCAGGAAGGACGAGCTCTCCGCAATGAAACCGGCAACCAG GCAAAATGGGATGAGCACAACAGCCGAACCCATCTCAAAGATCGTATCACCAACGTGGACAAATGGAGAGAGGCCCTGGCCAAATGCCTCACAGACATAGATTTGGAAATTGATGCCTTAACCAAA GtgaaggaagcagcagaaaatgccCTCCAGGCAAAGAACTTGTGTTTGGATGTTGCCATTGAGTGCCTGACGTTCCGTGAGAGCCGTCGTGACATTGATGTGGTGAGGGATCCTGTGGAAGAGGAGCTACACAGAGAGGTGAAGGTGATTGAGAAAACCAagaaagagctgcagcagcgAGTGGACGACGCCTTCAGACAGCTCTG CCTCTTAAAGGAAGCTCGTCAGCAGCTGAGCCTTGACCACCGGCACAAGGTGGAAGCATTGGAGCTTGATCGGCAGTGCATGTCCTTCAATCCCACCTCTGGCAACATCTCCTTCAAGGTCAACCCAACACGGAACCCAGATGG AACAACTGCACTTAGTGAGTGGGAACTGAACAGCCGGCGCAACAAGGAGCGTGCTGAGGCAGAAATGAGAGCCTCAGTTGACCTCCGAGGAGCAATCACACTTAGCATTGCCCAG ACAAACAATGAGTTGGATGCTCAGCGTATAGCTACAGAGTTTGCgctgaggaagaggatgagAGACATGGAAGCAGCCCTCAGTGAGCTGAGATGGCAGGAGAAGAAT ACCTTGGAGGAGATTGCAGAAATGGAGGAGGAGATCcggcagctggaggaggataTCCGGAAGAGAACGCTGGATCTGAAAGTGGCTCACACCCGCCTGGAGACGCGCACTTACCGGCCCCACATTGAGCTCTGCCGGGACCAG gctcAGTTCGGACTGACAGACGAggtccagcagctggaggggatAATCCGTGCactccagcagaaaaggacagagTCACA GGATGCCTTGGACGCTCTTTACAGACAACTTCACCGCATTCAGACCGATATTGGCTACAAAACCAATTCTCTGCAGCTGGACAACAAGTGCATGGACACCCGGAGAAAACTCGTGGTCCCCGTGGAGAAGTTTGACCCAGAGGTCGACGCTGTCAGCCGCACCAGGAACCTGCCGAGGAACagtcagctggagctggctgcttAG
- the COL8A2 gene encoding collagen alpha-2(VIII) chain has translation MLPDVVALPVVLGTMVMVMGPGSAAGGGVGGYAQVKYMQPMVKGPLGPPFREGKGQYLDMPPLLPMDLKGEPGPPGKPGPRGPPGPPGYPGKPGTGKPGMHGQPGPAGPPGFSGIGKPGIPGLPGKAGMKGMPGAKGEPGMRGEQGPRGLPGPPGLPGPAGLSVNGKPGPQGGPGLPGFRGEPGPKGEPGPRGERGMKGENGVGKPGLPGPRGNGGPPGPAGPPGPAGIGKPGLDGLPGAPGDKGDMGPPGGPGVTGEPGPVGPRGPPGIDGIGVPGAAGVPGIQGPMGPKGEPGIRGLPGLPGPTGYGKPGMPGLKGDRGQPGAQGAIGDKGEPGVDGEPGEPGPAGIIGPPGPPGSMGLPGKHGLPGPKGDVGPSGPPGMPGIRGDQGPHGFAGKPGVPGERGLPGSLGPPGPTGPKGEPGFIGLPGVPGLTGGPGPKGDGGIPGQPGLRGPSGIPGLQGPAGPMGPQGLPGLKGEPGLPGIPGEGKTGEPGMAGPIGPPGMPGTPGLNGPPGPPGPPGPPGAPGVLDETGIAGLHLPDGGVEGAVLGNGKPGKPQYGRGELAARIAPAFTAILTSPFPASGMPVKFDRTLYNGHNGYNPVTGIFTCPISGIYYFAYHVHVKGTNVWVALYKNNVPATYTYDEYKKGYLDQASGSAVLELKENDQVWVQMPSDQANGLYSTEYIHSSFSGFLLCPT, from the exons ATGCTGCCGGACGTCGTGGCGCTGCCGGTGGTGCTGGGCAcgatggtgatggtgatgggcCCCGGCtcggcggcgggaggcggcgtGGGGGGCTACGCTCAAGTCAAGTACATGCAGCCCATGGTGAAGGGACCCCTGGGACCCCCGTTCCGTGAAGGCAAAGGGCAGTACCTGG ACATGCCGCCACTGCTGCCCATGGACCTCAAAGGGGAGCCAGGACCGCCAGGGAAGCCTGGCCCACGTGGACCTCCCGGGCCCCCCGGCTACCCGGGAAAACCGGGCACGGGCAAGCCGGGAATGCACGGCCAGCCTGGGCCTGCCGGGCCCCCCGGCTTCTCGGGCATTGGGAAACCGGGCATCCCGGGACTGCCCGGGAAGGCGGGTATGAAAGGGATGCCCGGAGCCAAGGGCGAGCCTGGCATGCGTGGGGAGCAAGGGCCGAGGGGACTGCCCGGcccgccggggctgcccgggccgGCTGGCCTCTCTGTCAACGGGAAGCCGGGTCCCCAGGGCGGCCCCGGCCTGCCCGGCTTTCGGGGAGAGCCTGGCCCGAAAGGAGAGCCCGGTCCCCGCGGAGAACGAGGGATGAAGGGTGAAAACGGCGTGGGGAAGCCAGGCTTACCGGGGCCCCGGGGGAACGGCGgccctcccggccccgcggggccccCCGGGCCGGCCGGCATTGGGAAGCCGGGCCTCGATGGGCTGCCGGGCGCGCCCGGGGACAAGGGCGACATGGGGCCGCCGGGCGGGCCGGGTGTCACCGGCGAGCCCGGCCCCGTGGGGCCGCGGGGACCCCCCGGGATCGATGGGATCGGTGTCCCGGGCGCTGCGGGGGTGCCGGGGATACAGGGCCCCATGGGACCGAAGGGAGAGCCCGGGATCCGCGGCCTCCCTGGCCTGCCGGGCCCCACGGGCTATGGGAAGCCAGGCATGCCCGGCCTGAAAGGAGACCGCGGGCAGCCCGGGGCACAGGGAGCCATCGGCGATAAGGGGGAGCCCGGCGTGGACGGCGAGCCGGGCGAGCCAGGCCCTGCCGGCATCATCGGCCCGCCGGGCCCGCCGGGGTCCATGGGGCTGCCGGGCAAGCACGGGCTGCCCGGCCCCAAGGGGGACGTGGGGCCGAGCGGGCCCCCGGGAATGCCGGGGATACGCGGCGACCAGGGCCCGCACGGCTTCGCGGGGAAGCCGGGGGTGCCGGGAGAGAGGGGCCTGCCCGGGTCACTGGGACCTCCCGGCCCAACGGGCCCCAAAGGTGAACCAGGGTTCATCGGCCTTCCGGGGGTGCCCGGATTAACGGGCGGCCCCGGGCCCAAAGGGGACGGTGGGATCCcggggcagccagggctgaggggcCCTTCCGGCATCCCGGGATTGCAAGGACCTGCTGGTCCCATGGGGCCTCAGGGGTTACCAGGCCTGAAAGGGGAGCCCGGGCTCCCCGGCATTCCCGGCGAGGGGAAGACCGGAGAGCCAGGCATGGCCGGACCCATCGGCCCACCCGGAATGCCAGGAACACCGGGGCTGAACGGGCCGCCGGGGCCACCGGGGCCACCCGGGCCACCGGGAGCGCCAGGAGTGCTGGACGAGACGGGCATCGCGGGGCTGCACCTGCCGGACGGTGGCGTggagggggctgtgctgggcaacGGGAAGCCGGGCAAGCCGCAGTACGGCCGGGGAGAGCTCGCAGCCCGCATCGCGCCGGCCTTCACTGCCATCCTCACCTCCCCCTTCCCCGCATCCGGCATGCCCGTCAAGTTTGACCGGACCTTGTACAACGGGCACAATGGCTACAACCCGGTCACCGGGATCTTCACCTGCCCCATATCCGGAATCTACTACTTTGCCTACCATGTGCACGTCAAAGGGACCAACGTTTGGGTGGCCCTGTATAAGAACAACGTGCCGGCCACCTACACCTACGATGAGTACAAAAAGGGGTACCTGGACCAGGCCTCGGGCAGTGCTGTGCTTGAACTCAAGGAGAACGACCAGGTCTGGGTACAGATGCCCTCAGACCAGGCCAATGGGCTGTACTCCACGGAATACATCCACTCCTCCTTCTCCGGgttcctgctctgccccacaTAA
- the ADPRS gene encoding ADP-ribose glycohydrolase ARH3, producing MAAAGPASSAGRLPARSRPGLARFRGCLAGALLGDCLGAVFEGRSVVKLPELLSFLKGLEPAPPEEGGEAAGSARGESLPYTDDTAMSRSVVQSLLAKQEFDEVDMAKRFAEEYKKEPNRGYGMAVVNVFKKLLSPKCSDVFEPARAQFNGKGSYGNGGAMRVAGIPLVYSDIQDVKKFAKLSAELTHANSLGYNGAILQALAVHLALQEGLSRETFLEQLISHMEHVEADDKSLSDARVLGFEDLPFSRRLKKIKEFLELSSVPKADVLFELGNGIAALRSVPTAIYSFLRCMDADPDIPEHYNALQRTIIYCISLGGDTDTIATMAGAIAGAYYGEEQVPPSWEQSCEAFQETQRMAKSLYELYCQRL from the exons atggcggcggcgggtCCGGCCTCCAGCGCCGGGCGGCTCCCGGCTCGTTCCCGGCCCGGCCTCGCTCGGTTCCGGGGCTGCTTGGCCGGGGCGTTGTTGGGGGATTGCCTGGGAGCTGTTTTCGAAGGCAGGAGCGTCGTGAAGCTGCCGGAGCTGTTGAGTTTCCTCAAAGGGCTGGAACCCGCGCCGcctgaggagggaggggaggcgGCGGGGAGCGCACGTGGAG AGTCGCTGCCCTACACGGACGACACGGCCATGAGCAGGTCGGTGGTGCAGTcgctgctggccaagcaggaGTTCGATGAGGTTGACATGGCCAAGAG GTTTGCTGAGGAGTACAAGAAGGAGCCCAACAGGGGCTACGGGATGGCCGTGGTCAATGTCTTCAAGAAGCTCCTGAGCCCCAAGTGCAGCGACGTGTTTGAGCCCGCGAGAGCCCAGTTCAACGGCAAGGGCTCCTACGGGAACGGCGGCGCCATGAGGGTGGCCGGCATCCCCCTCGTCTACTCCGACATCCAGGATGTCAAGAAG TTTGCGAAGCTGAGCGCGGAGCTGACCCACGCCAACTCCCTGGGCTACAATGGGGCCATCCTGCAGGCCCTGGCCGTGCACCTGGCGTTGCAGGAAGGGCTCAGCAGGGAAAccttcctggagcagctcatcAGCCACATGGAGCACGTGGAGGCAGATGACAAGTCTCTCAGTGATGCCCGAGT GCTGGGATTTGAGGATTTACCCTTTTCCAGGCGTCTCAAGAAAATCAAGGAATTTTTGGAGCTCAGCAGTGTTCCCAAAGCAGATGTATTGTTTGAGTTGG GCAATGGCATCGCCGCGCTGCGCTCCGTCCCCACCGCCATTTACTCCTTCCTGCGCTGCATGGACGCTGATCCTGACATCCCTGAGCACTACAACGCCCTGCAGAGAACCATCATCTACTGCATCTCCCTGGGGGGGGACACGGACACCATCGCCACCATGGCGGGGGCCATCGCCGGCGCCTATTACGGGGAGGAGCAGGTGCCCccgagctgggagcagagctgcgAGGCTTTCCAGGAGACCCAGAGGATGGCCAAGAGCCTCTATGAACTCTACTGCCAGCGGCTCTGA